From the genome of Papaver somniferum cultivar HN1 chromosome 2, ASM357369v1, whole genome shotgun sequence, one region includes:
- the LOC113346845 gene encoding MLO-like protein 9, with protein sequence MELDVSVTEGLVLKILILSVCCNPHIMAVAANSQSRELDQTPTWAVATVVAIILIISISLEKVLHRLGKWFTERHKKALFEALEKVKCELMVLGFISLLLTFGQGYIARICIPLKAAETMLPCPARHVEEKDDDKKEEHRRLLWVARRILAAGAGGGEVFKCNPGFEPLISEHGIHQLHIFIFFLAVFHVAYSATTMGLGRLKIRGWKEWEKETSSHDYEFSNDPSRFRLTHETSFVRIHSRWWNRIPVIFYFACFFRQFFRSVRKADYLTLRHGFISVHLASGSTFDFQKYIKRSLEDDFKVVVGISPVLWGTLVIFLLLNVSGWQALFWASIIPLLIILAVGTKLQAIITKMALEITERHAVVQGIPLVQVSDKHFWFSRPQLVLYLIHFTLFQNAFQLTYFFWIWFEFGLKSCFHQNFTLIIIRIALGVAVQLLCSYVTLPLYALVTQMGSTMKKSIFDEQTSKAIMKWRAAAKKKNVGKSTRSTGPSVTSTPSHPLHRFKTTGHSTRSFMSSLSNKAYSDTELSDMETDHSPESATATLIANMERGDVELESEIIEEHTRNEDDFSFVKPALR encoded by the exons ATGGAGTTAGATGTCAGTGTTACTGAGGGTTTAGTTCTGAAGATTTTGATTTTGTCTGTTTGTTGTAATCCTCATATCATGGCTGTAGCTGCTAATTCTCAGTCAAGAGAGCTTGATCAAACCCCAACATGGGCTGTTGCTACTGTTGTTGCTATTATTCTTATAATCTCAATTTCGTTAGAAAAAGTTTTACATCGACTTGGAAAA TGGTTTACGGAAAGGCATAAGAAGGCCCTCTTTGAGGCTCTTGAGAAGGTTAAATGCG AGTTGATGGTTCTAGGTTTCATTTCCTTACTCCTCACATTTGGGCAGGGCTATATTGCTAGAATCTGTATTCCCTTGAAGGCTGCAGAGACAATGTTGCCATGCCCTGCTAGGCACGTTGAAGAGAAAGACGACGATAAAAAAGAGGAGCATCGGAGACTCCTATGGGTTGCTCGCAGGATTTTAGCTGCTGGGGCTGGGGGTGGAGAAGTTTTCAAATGCAATCCT GGGTTCGAGCCACTAATTTCTGAACATGGAATACATCAACTTCACATTTTCATATTCTTTTTAGCAGTCTTTCATGTAGCATATAGTGCTACGACGATGGGGCTCGGAAGGTTAAAG ATTCGTGGATGGAAGGAATGGGAGAAAGAAACTTCATCGCACGACTATGAATTCTCAAATG ACCCTTCAAGATTCAGGCTTACACACGAGACATCTTTCGTGAGAATTCATTCCAGATGGTGGAATAGGATTCCTGTCATCTTTTACTTT GCTTGCTTCTTTAGACAATTTTTCAGATCAGTTCGCAAGGCTGACTACTTGACCTTGCGTCATGGATTTATCAGT GTTCATTTAGCTTCTGGAAGTACATTTGACtttcaaaaatatattaaaaGGTCATTGGAAGATGATTTCAAGGTGGTTGTGGGAATTAG TCCTGTTTTATGGGGTACGCTTGTTATCTTTTTGCTTCTCAATGTTAGCG GATGGCAGGCACTGTTTTGGGCATCTATCATTCCTTTACTG ATTATCTTAGCAGTTGGAACAAAGCTTCAAGCTATAATTACAAAAATGGCTCTTGAAATCACTGAAAGGCATGCAGTGGTTCAAGGAATTCCTCTTGTCCAAGTCAGTGATAAACATTTCTGGTTTTCCAGGCCTCAGTTGGTCCTCTATCTCATCCATTTCACTCTGTTTCAG AATGCGTTCCAGTTAACATACTTCTTTTGGATATGG tttgaatttgggttgaaatcttGCTTCCATCAAAATTTCACACTTATAATTATAAGAATTGCTCTTGG GGTGGCAGTACAACTTCTGTGCAGCTACGTTACACTTCCACTCTATGCCTTGGTAACTCAG ATGGGTTCGACAATGAAGAAATCAATCTTTGATGAACAAACGTCAAAGGCGATTATGAAATGGCGAGCAGCTGCAAAAAAGAAGAATGTAGGAAAGTCTACTAGGAGCACTGGTCCATCAGTGACAAGTACCCCTTCACACCCACTTCACCGGTTTAAGACAACTGGTCATTCAACACGCTCATTTATGTCTTCCTTATCTAATAAGGCATACTCTGATACTGAGCTGTCAGACATGGAAACTGACCATTCACCAGAATCAGCAACAGCAACTCTTATCGCTAATATGGAACGAGGCGATGTGGAGTTAGAGTCTGAAATAATAGAAGAACATACTCGTAATGAGGACGATTTCTCATTCGTTAAACCCGCATTAAGATGA